The following are from one region of the Armigeres subalbatus isolate Guangzhou_Male unplaced genomic scaffold, GZ_Asu_2 Contig1204, whole genome shotgun sequence genome:
- the LOC134202403 gene encoding uncharacterized protein LOC134202403, whose translation MKQTVILFVIGCTVLGPAAFAGGQSAANGGGDPAPGRSPGPPGVMELSNTEHGEPLPGESPTYIVTKDDTGAGEGENRSPLTSNDVLDSPPDEDQVHAGGAGDVEQSVGDVSSESSGSSALATSGESGGEQIQNENQPAEDGGSDGDGDGGQPPTVGVGPCSRNIEDYLKPDDKIVRVDKDKDDGGTHLQVHVVHDVFDTANGIVPGVVYRGT comes from the coding sequence ATGAAGCAAACGGTGATTCTATTCGTAATCGGTTGCACCGTGTTGGGCCCTGCTGCCTTTGCGGGTGGCCAGAGCGCGGCCAACGGGGGCGGGGACCCGGCTCCGGGCCGCTCGCCGGGACCGCCCGGTGTCATGGAGCTGTCGAACACCGAGCACGGAGAGCCATTGCCGGGGGAATCACCGACCTACATAGTTACCAAAGATGATACCGGTGCAGGGGAAGGTGAGAATCGTTCACCGTTGACGTCGAACGACGTTCTGGATTCACCGCCGGACGAGGACCAGGTCCACGCTGGAGGGGCTGGTGATGTGGAACAGTCCGTAGGTGACGTCAGCAGTGAATCGTCCGGTAGCAGTGCGTTAGCTACTTCCGGGGAAAGTGGTGGGGAACAGATCCAAAATGAGAACCAACCCGCGGAAGATGGTGGAAGTGATGGGGATGGGGACGGAGGACAACCACCGACGGTCGGGGTTGGACCTTGCTCGAGGAATATCGAGGATTATCTGAAGCCAGACGATAAGATTGTACGGGTTGACAAGGACAAGGATGATGGCGGGACGCACCTGCAGGTTCACGTCGTTCATGACGTGTTTGACACCGCTAATGGAATTGTTCCGGGCGTTGTGTATCGAG